In the genome of Manis javanica isolate MJ-LG chromosome 17, MJ_LKY, whole genome shotgun sequence, one region contains:
- the LOC140847134 gene encoding LOW QUALITY PROTEIN: zinc finger protein 541-like (The sequence of the model RefSeq protein was modified relative to this genomic sequence to represent the inferred CDS: inserted 2 bases in 2 codons; deleted 1 base in 1 codon) produces MDQNSAGEEGAHPSEIPVPSFSESQGLNCSNALNQDLGPSSRDLFCAGLSGLDMDPSLPAPNVPSKVLEDNVDAFSLYSGEDRDSVKLLEKYADPESQASLQDLRLAVLQVPGEADKGDRATSGSAGKEEQHHTSPQKLLLDCSVCGKVFSSTSSRSKHYLTHSQERKHVCGICSKAFKRKDHLTRHMLTHQQTKPFACMEQSCSKSYCDDCSLHRHYQVQHGLCILKEPPPQEEACGDSAPAHEVAGQPAADGLRSLVPPEARTPGPLLPNREPLRSTVSSTVHQEIFSPGPVLAGPSDDREGKNTACPYPCTPAAPGTLGTDVPKECHPLWKEPAAGFTAIHSREAEDVGPDPAELERPPQLPPTLESWQEAGPSVDPPQDSKSKLTISNRIQDGNTFRLPDPVKEESTAGGCNQQNGGPADWAEPRCTYVCKNCSQMFYTEEGLTSHMCFRSDQWLSPRRKQDQQVKFLGVQHGVFQASETGAEAGGGGTEPPRSLETLDGMSTAPLGTPASEPVGPVSQPLGSTAKGQDRDGEESSQPRKRRKCLRPKASLLPPAPSAFGEPGPEGGHQRCLWSPVLPVDDSLQGSFQCSPDMPPLVLSPIREGSGLYLNXCSMSTQDDSDKVIGSKLDLVDDSSGICAIEDDTELSTEPCIRIGSEFQAEIPELQERPPAETGEHGASLVWKPSDDMMTNPETQDRVTELCNLACSSTMPGGGTNLELALHCLHEAQGEVLVALETLIHGGPQEPPTHPLADYHYAGSDVWTSKEKILFNKAFQAHKKNFYLIHNMVQTKSVAQCVEYYYTWIKKNRFAYVRVPGLEKGVKRKLYEADPTETKATYSPKERPKCRPTPEFKIETKSCRRESMVTASPNAAPKWTPEPPGSIQGQGAFPCGECERVFNKXSRNAHMRQHRLQDPMEPTVRAERPAKAFLLKEEKKEEEGETGADMGPLQG; encoded by the exons ATGGACCAGAACAGTGCAGGGGAGGAGGGCGCCCATCCATCCGAGATACCCGTCCCTTCATTTTCTGAGAGTCAAGGACTCAACTGCAGCAATGCCCTCAACCAGGATCTGGGTCCCAGCTCCCGAGACCTGTTCTGTGCTGGCCTGAGTGGTTTGGACATGGaccccagcctcccagcaccCAATGTGCCCAGCAAGGTGCTGGAGGACAACGTAGATGCTTTCTCCCTGTACTCTGGGGAGGACCGTGACTCCGTGAAGCTGCTGGAGAAGTATGCAGACCCGGAATCTCAGGCTTCTTTACAGG ACCTGAGGCTGGCCGTGCTTCAGGTGCCTGGAGAGGCTGACAAAGGAGACAGGGCCACCTCCGGGAGCGCAGGGAAAGAAGAGCAGCATCACACTTCGCCTCAGAAGCTGCTTCTGGACTGCAGCGTCTGCGGGAAGGTGTTCAGCAGCACCAGCTCCCGGAGCAAGCACTACCTCACGCACAGCCAGGAACGGAAACACGTTTGCGGAATCTGCAGCAAGGCCTTTAAGCGCAAGGACCACCT GACTAGGCACATGCTCACCCACCAGCAGACCAAGCCCTTTGCATGCATGGAGCAGAGCTGCAGCAAGAGCTACTGTGATGACTGCTCCCTGCACCGGCACTACCAGGTCCAGCACGGCTTGTGCATCCTGAAGGAGCCCCCCCCACAA GAAGAAGCCTGTGGGGACTCCGCTCCTGCCCACGAGGTGGCCGGCCAGCCTGCTGCGGATGGCCTGCGGTCCCTGGTGCCTCCAGAAGCCAGGACCCCGGGCCCCCTTTTGCCCAACCGAGAGCCCCTGCGCTCTACTGTGAGCAGCACGGTCCACCAGGAGATCTTTTCTCCCGGCCCGGTCCTGGCCGGGCCCTCAGATGACAGGGAAGGGAAAAACACAGCCTGTCCCTACCCCTGCACCCCAGCGGCCCCAGGGACCCTGGGCACTGATGTTCCCAAAGAGTGTCATCCCCTGTGGAAGGAGCCCGCCGCTGGGTTCACCGCCATTCACTCCAGGGAAGCAGAGGATGTTGGTCCAGACCCAGCTGAGTTGGAGCGGCCACCCCAGCTGCCGCCCACCCTGGAGAGCTGGCAGGAGGCCGGGCCTTCGGTGGACCCCCCACAGGACTCAAAGTCCAAGCTGACGATATCCAACAGGATCCAG GATGGAAATACCTTCCGGCTCCCTGATCCAGTGAAGGAGGAGAGCACGGCAGGCGGATG TAACCAGCAAAATGGAGGCCCTGCAGACTGGGCAGAGCCAAGGTGCACGTATGTCTGCAAGAATTGCAGCCAGATGTTTTATACAGAGGAAGGGCTGACCAGCCATATGTGTTTTCGCAGCGACCAGTGGCTGTCACCTCGAAGGAAGCAGGACCAACAGGTGAAG TTTTTGGGTGTCCAGCATGGAGTTTTTCAAGCCTCTGAGACAGGCGCTGAGGCCGGAGGTGGAGGCACAGAGCCCCCCAGAAGCCTGGAAACCCTCGACGGCATGAGCACAGCTCCTCTGGGGACGCCTGCATCGGAGCCTGTGGGCCCAGTGAGCCAGCCCCTGGGGAGCACAGCCAAG GGACAAGACAGAGACGGGGAGGAGAGTAGCCAGCCCAGAAAGCGGAGAAAGTGCCTGCGGCCCAAGGCATCGCTCCTGCCTCCCGCTCCTTCTGCCTTTGGGGAGCCGGGCCCCGAAGGAGGCCACCAGCGCTGCCTGTGGTCTCCGGTGCTCCCGGTGGACGACTCCCTGCAGGGATCGTTCCAGTGCTCTCCCGATATGCCACCCCTGGTGCTGAGCCCCATCCGGGAGGGGTCTGGGCTGTATTTAA ACTGTTCCATGTCCACTCAGGATGATTCTGACAAAGTCATCGGCAGCAAGCTTG ATCTAGTGGATGACTCTTCTGGCATCTGTGCGATCGAGGATGACACGGAGCTCAGCACTGAACC aTGCATCAGGATAGGAAGCGAGTTTCAGGCCGAGATCCCGGAGCTCCAGGAGCGCCCTCCAGCCGAGACTGGTGAACATGGAGCTTCTCTGGTCTGGAAGCCATCGGATGACATGATGACCAATCCAGAAACACAGGATAGAG TGACTGAGCTCTGCAACTTGGCCTGCTCCAGCACGATGCCAGGAGGGGGCACCAACCTGGAGCTCGCTCTGCACTGCCTGCACGAGGCCCAGGGCGAAGTCCTG gtGGCCCTAGAGACCCTGATACACGGAGGACCCCAGGAGCCGCCAACTCACCCGCTGGCTGACTACCACTACGCAG GTTCAGACGTCTGGACCTCCAAGGAGAAGATCCTCTTTAATAAAGCATTCCAGGCTCACAAGAAGAACTTTTACTTGATACACAACATG GTCCAGACAAAATCGGTGGCCCAGTGTGTAGAATATTACTATACCTGGATAAAAAAGAACAGGTTTGCCTATGTTCGGGTCCCAGGCCTGGAAAAGGGGGTCAAAAGAAAGCTGTATGAGGCAGACCCAACAGAAACAAAG GCCACTTACAGCCCTAAGGAGAGACCCAAATGCCGTCCGACCCCTGAGTTCAAGATAGAGACCAAGAGTTGCAGGAGAGAATCCATGGTCACCGCCAGCCCAAATGCTGCTCCCAAGTGGACCCCTGAGCCTCCGGGGAGCATACAGGGCCAAGGCGCTTTTCCCTGTGGGGAGTGTGAGAG GGTGTTTAACA ATAGTCGAAATGCCCACATGAGGCAGCACCGGCTTCAGGACCCCATGGAACCAACTGTCAGGGCAGAGAGACCAGCGAAGGCCTTCCTGCTGAAAgaggagaagaaggaggaggaaggggagacgGGGGCTGACATGGGCCCTTTGCAGGGGTGA